In the Geobacter sp. FeAm09 genome, one interval contains:
- a CDS encoding response regulator transcription factor — MDGYTTLHEMLASALKQAGEESGMLLGQELAIALSDSLTTSKTSYFGGLEDACFVIGVESREAYTGQFYLLFSLRDAIVMSSILLGIPPARIQEKKRLCIIESDDIDAFAEIANMINGAFNTVFQGSLPNKVHLKLLSPKKFIPEIDELSENEPLPEGDYLMFRSKLEMPDQELNYLDVLIPVGLGNQFDPPSEEPPAPPVEEEPPAPAEVGDAAVPPQAKAGEGVAPSPEEEPGSAEAGIDSVVVLEDDNDARHQMVTAAAVTGYQVVEGTLNADIKELFSGRNVRLVLIGSQDANDHELAVCIKVNAIRQNSPPPIIMSAQRWTRTAVLKALKYGAREIIIKPCSEEELVAKVRRFCKPPVQ; from the coding sequence CACGCTACATGAGATGTTGGCCTCTGCCCTGAAGCAGGCTGGTGAGGAAAGCGGCATGCTTTTGGGGCAGGAGCTCGCCATTGCCCTCTCTGATTCTCTCACTACCAGCAAGACTTCCTACTTCGGCGGCCTCGAGGATGCCTGCTTCGTGATCGGCGTCGAGTCGCGGGAGGCCTACACCGGGCAGTTTTACCTGCTGTTCTCCCTGCGCGACGCCATCGTGATGAGCAGCATCCTGCTGGGTATCCCGCCGGCACGCATCCAGGAGAAGAAGCGTCTCTGCATCATCGAAAGCGATGACATCGATGCCTTTGCCGAGATTGCCAATATGATCAACGGGGCGTTCAACACCGTTTTTCAGGGCAGCCTTCCCAACAAGGTGCATCTGAAATTGCTTTCGCCCAAAAAGTTCATCCCCGAAATCGATGAATTGAGCGAAAACGAGCCGCTTCCCGAAGGCGACTACCTAATGTTCCGCTCGAAGCTGGAGATGCCGGACCAGGAGTTGAACTATCTGGACGTGCTCATCCCCGTCGGCCTGGGCAACCAGTTCGACCCTCCCAGCGAGGAACCGCCCGCGCCCCCCGTCGAGGAGGAGCCCCCCGCGCCCGCCGAGGTGGGGGATGCCGCGGTGCCGCCGCAAGCCAAGGCCGGCGAGGGGGTCGCCCCCTCCCCCGAAGAGGAGCCCGGCTCGGCAGAGGCCGGGATCGACAGCGTCGTGGTGCTGGAGGATGACAACGACGCACGCCACCAGATGGTGACGGCGGCTGCTGTGACCGGTTACCAAGTGGTTGAGGGGACGCTCAATGCCGACATCAAGGAGCTCTTCTCCGGCCGCAACGTGCGGCTGGTGCTGATCGGTTCGCAGGATGCGAACGACCACGAGCTGGCGGTCTGCATCAAGGTCAATGCCATCCGCCAGAACTCCCCGCCGCCGATCATCATGAGCGCTCAGCGCTGGACCCGGACGGCCGTCCTGAAGGCATTGAAATACGGAGCCCGGGAGATTAT